AATCGCATCAAGCACCGCTGGTTCTGCAGTCGAGATCACTGCGTCGCAGGGTATGAAATCCCCGTTAACCTTCACGCCCTGCACTGCATTGGCTTTAATTACGATTTCTGTTACTTCCCTGTCTGTTCTGATTTCCCCTCCGTTTGCTGTTATCTCTCCTGCCAGGGCTTCTATAAGGGAGTTAAACCCTCCTCTCATGTAACCCAGTTTCTCTCCTTCTGCTCCCCTGTCCGACCTTATTTTTACCCTTCCGATAACCCAGGCAGCTGAAACATTTTCTGCATTATCCCCGAATTTGCTTTTCATCAGGGGGGCAAAAAAATTCTCGTACACGGATTTCCCTGCAGTATCAAGAATCCACTCTTTTGCTTTTATCCTGTCATAGGGAGCCGTGTCTTTTATCAGCTTTATTCTCAGGACCAGCATGCCCAGTTTTGCCAGGTCAAGAATGGAAAGGGGGCTGAAGTGTAAGATCTCAACAGGCGTATTCATTGGATAATTTTTACCGTCCACGAAATAAGCGTTTTTTCCTTTAAGCCACAGCATTTGCTTTTCAAGCCCGAGTTCTTTTATAAGGGCGAGGAGTTCGGAATCACTCCTGAATATATGGTGGTAATATTTTTCGATAAAGTATTTTTTTCCTTCATTCTCAATAGAGTAACTTGCAGACATCCCCCCAATATCAGGATCTTTTTCAAAAATTATTACTTCATCAGATTTACAGAGCCTGTAACCAGCAGACAAACCGGCAAGTCCGCTTCCGATTATCACTATTTTCATGTTTATTTTTTCCTTCTATTCATTAAATTTTTAAACTAATTTTGATAGTTGATTTTTATGATTATAAAACTCCCGCATACAAAAATAGATGGATTCTATGTATCAAATAGATGGATTCTGAGTATTATCTTCTCGTAGAGTGATTTTCTAGAATGACAGCTTCTTAAAAGCCATTTTGCATATCGCTCTGTCTAACCGATATATATACGTTAAACTAATTTATATCATAGTACACGACATATTGAATTCAGTGTTATCCCGTTTTTAATTTAACGAGGTCCAGGGTTGTACTACGATCAGGATATCAGCTCGGTTTTTGGGGAACTGAGGACATCAGTAAAGGGGCTGAGCCCCGAAGATGCCGAAAAGAGACTGGAAGAATACGGAAAAAACGAGCTTAAAGAAAAAGAAAAAGTCTCTGTTTTCAGGCTCTTTCTCTCGCAATTTAAAAGCATTCTAATTCTCATCCTTGTAATTGCTGCCATCGTTTCGGCTCTTCTTGGCGAAGCCATTGATGCTGCTGTGATTTTATTTACCGTTTTTCTTGCCGGAATCCTCGGTTTTGTTCAAGAGTACAGGGCTGAAAAAGCAATCGAGCTCCTTAAATCTCTTACATCCCCGGAAGCAACTGTAGTACGAAATGGCAGTGAAAAAAAAATCCCCTCAACCTATCTGGTTCCCGGAGACATTATTTTGCTCCAGACCGGGGACCGTATTCCTGCAGATGCCAGGATAATTGAAGAGTTTAACCTCAAAGTCGATGAATCCTCCCTTACCGGGGAATCCGTACCTGCCCAGAAGGTTACCGATGCCCTGCCGGCAGGCACTTCCGAGGCTGACAGGAATAATATGGTCTATGCAGGGACTGCGGTTGCTTATGGGAGAGGGAAAGCCGTTATTACGGCAACAGGCATGAAAACCTCTTTTGGAGAACTTGCCGGGCTTCTGGGGACAATAGAAAGGTCAAGGACTCCTCTCCAGGAAAGCCTTGACAAATTCGGCAGGTGGATCGGCGGGGCGACCATAGTAATCGTAGCTTTTGTTGCAGTTCTGGGTGTTTTTTTAGGCTTTCCACCTCTTGATATGTTTCTCTGGGGGGTTGCGCTTGCAGTTGCTGCCATACCTGAAGCTCTGCCTGCGGTTGTCACTGTGGGGCTCGGGCTTGGAGTAAGGCGCATGGTCAAAAGGCATGCCCTTGTAAGAAAACTTCCTTCCGTAGAAACCCTTGGTGCTACCAATGTCATATGTTCGGATAAAACAGGCACGCTTACCCAGAATAAAATGACAGTTGAGAGGATTTATGTTGACAGGCAGATTCTCAGGGTCACGGGAGGCGGATATGACCCGGATGGGAAATTCCTGAAAGGAGATTCGGAGAAAGAAGACCCTGAGGTCTCCGGGGACGATATTCACCTTAGGGTCCTGCTGCTCTCGGCTGCTTTATGTAACGATTCAAACCTCTATAAAGAAGAAGACGGGTGGAAAATCAGGGGAGACCCGACAGAAGCAGCTCTTGTGGTCGCTGCGGCAAAGGCTGGTTTTGAAAAATCCGAACTTGACAGTAAATATCCCAGGCTTGCGGAAATTCCTTTTTCTTCCGAAAGCAAGAGAATGACCACTTTTAATAAACTGGATGATTTTCCCGGGGATGTACTTGATTCCGAACTGGTAGCTTTTTCGAAAGGGGCTCCTGAGGTTATTCTCGGTTCATGCACGAAGATTTTCCTTGACGGCGAAATAAAAACTTTAACCCATGGGCAGAAGCAGGAGATCTTAGAGGAAGTAAAAGAGCTTGCTGACCAGGCTCTGAGAGTCATGGCTTTTTCTTTCCGCCCGTTTGAAGAGGGATTCTCTCCCGAAAAAATCTCTTCCGGGAAAATCCCTGTGGAACGGGCCGAAGAAGATATGGTTTTTTCAGGTTTAACTGGCATGAGAGACCCTCCCAGAGAAGAGGTAAAGGCTGCGATCAGAACCTGCGAGGATGCCGGAATCAAGACCGTGATGATAACCGGGGACCATAAGGTTACAGCGGCTGCAATCGCCCGGGAACTCGGTATTCTGAAAGAGAACGACCTGACACTTACAGGTTCGGAACTTGACAGCCTTGAAGAAAAAGAATTTGAGGACAGGGTTGAGAGGGTCTCGGTTTATGCACGTGTCTACCCTGCCCACAAATTGAGGGTTGTGGAAGCCCTTAAAAAGAAAGGCTATGTTGTGGCAATGACAGGTGACGGGGTAAACGATGCCCCTGCCCTTAAAGCTGCGGACATGGGCATAGCCATGGGTATCACGGGCACGGACGTCAGTAAAGAAGCTTCAAGCATGATCCTTACCGATGATAATTTTGCGTCAATCGTCTCGGCAGTTGAAGAAGGCCGGAATATCTTTAAAAATATTAGAAACTTCATCACATACGGGCTTACCTGCCACATAGGGGAGGTACTGATCGTTCTCATAGCAATCCTGGGCTGGCAGATACTTCCTCTTATGGCTGTACAGATCCTGTGGATTAACCTCATTACAGACGGGCTTCCTCCTATGGCTCTTTCAGTTGAGCCTCCTGATAGGGGGCTTATGAGGCAGAAGCCCAGGAACGTTGAAGAAGGGCTTATTACACGCCGTGAGATAACTGCCGGGCTCGGAATAGGGATCCTTGTCACTTTGCAGGCACTGATAGTTTTAGTCTGGTCTCTGGAGAGCGGCTTTTCCCTTTCCAAACTGCAGACAATGGTTTTTACACTTGTAGTATTTTCAGAGATGTTTAATGCCTTTAACTGGCGGTCTGACAGGTATTCGGTCTTTTCTCTGGGGCTGTTTACAAACAAAGCCCTGATTTACGCAGTCCTTACCACGGTGGTCCTGCAGTTGATGGTTATTTATGTCCCGTTCCTTCAACTTGCTTTCAGTACAGTTCCCCTTTCCCTTCCGGAATGGGGGATCATACTCGCTTTAGCCTCCACCACCCTCATTTCCATGGAAATTGTAAAGCACATAAATAACGGGAAAAGGGCTGATTAACGTAAATAACGGGGAAAAGTCTGATTAGCATAAATAATGGGGAAAAGTCTGATTAGCATAAATAGTGGGGAAAAGTCTGATTAAAGGGAACCTTATAAGCGGTGCAGGGGTATTTTTTCGTGCCCTATTCTTAAAACTCATGCTCCTGCTCTTTTCAACTTCCGGGTTGTTCACTCTTATCCAACCTTTAATTCATTGCCTGTTTTGTTTTTTCTTTCTGCCTGGATCGCAAATTTCAAAGCCGAAGGTGAAATCAGAATGGACACAATAACCATAAACACCATGGCTGAGAATATTTCTTCGCCTATAATTCCGATCCCTCTTCCTATTGTCAGCATCACAAGCTCTATTCCTGCCCTGGGCATGACCCCTGCCCCAAATGCGAGGCTTTCGCAAAAATTGAACCCTATGGCTTTTGACCCTATGAATCCCCCTATCAGCTTTCCTGAGAGGGCCAGGAGGGTGACCACAGGGACGAAAATACCTGCTTTTACCAGGGCGTAAAGATCAATTGAATATCCTATGAACGCGAAAAAAAGTGGGATTAAAATCCCGTAAGCCAGTCCCTCTACTTTGCTCTGCACGTCAGGAATCTTTGCAAGGGGAATTTCAGAAATTAACATCCCTCCTATGAATGCTCCTATTGTTGCATGAAGCTCAAATAACTCTGCAAGATAGGAAGAAAAAAGGGCTGTCATAACCACAAGGGAAAATACTGCTTCTTTTGCGTGCATTTTCTGGGCATGGACAAAAAGCCTGGGAAAGAAATATTTTCCGAGGATGTACATAATCAGCAGGAAAAGCAGGATCTTTCCTGAGATTGTAAGAACTGCCAGGGCAGAAGGTGCGCGGTTAAAACGGGCAAAGGTAACAATCAGGGAGAGAAGGGATATTGCTATAATATCGTCCAGAACCGCCGAAGAAAGCATTACTAGGCCAGGTCTGCTGGACAGGTAGTTAAGGTCTATAAGAATTCTGATAACCACTCCTATGGCTGTCGGGCTGAGAGCAACCGCCATAAAAAGGCTTTGAAGAAATGTAAAATTAAAGATTTTCCCAAGCATGAACCCGAATGCAAAGGCAAAAACCAGCTGGGTGAGAGTAGGGATAAAGGCAACCAGTACTGCGGGTCTCAGGTCCCTCAGGCTCACTTCTTTATATCCTGCGGTAAAAAGCAGGAAAATGGACCCTAGCTGAGCAAAAAAAGTTATTATCCCGGTTTCCACATCCAGAAAAAGTGCTCCAAACAGAATCCCAGCCAGAATTTCTCCCATAACTGAGGGGACTCCGGCCCTTTCTGCTATCTCACCAAAAAATTTCACGCTGAAAATGAGAAACAGTACCTGAAACAGAGCACTTATTGCTTTACCCCCCGGTTCTTATTTACACGTTTGTTTTTATTTTTTAATTTCCTTTTATACCCTCTTTTTAAATTTTCTTTTATACCCTCTTTTTAAATTCCTTTTTACAGCTCCTTTTTAAATTTCCTTTTTAGCCTCCTTTTTTAATTTTGCTTTATTGCCCATCTTTTTCTTAAGAATTCTTTTTCATGCATCCATTTTTCTCCGTCTGCATATCTCTTTCACAAGGTCTCTTTTTGATATGATCCCCACGAGTTTTCCATTCTCGCTCACATAAACGCGGTCAAACCTGTTTTTCATCATAAGGTCAGAAACATCTTTCAACGTGGAATTTAATGAGATTGTCACAGGGTGCGTAATCATAATTTCTTTTGCGTTTTCTCCGAGCGACCTTCTGGCTGCAAGGGGCGTATATTTAGCTCTGGGCATCAGGCATAAAAGCAGGATCTCAAGAACAATGTCAAGGTCAATAACCCCTGCGAGCTCTCCTTTTTTGTTAACTACGGGCAGGGTATGGTAGGGATTTTTTGCAAAAAGTGAAAAAACTTCTTCAACAGGTGCATCTTCATTTACCGTTACAAGGTCCCGGGTCATAAGCTCTTCAATAGTCATCCAGAGGCAGCCTTCGGATCCCCTGACAATTGATTCAAAAAACGCCTCTGCTTCCCTGGGATTATCCTTCTGAGAGGGCTCTTTCATAGATTCAGAAAATTCTTCTTCTTTTCTGGAGTTTTTCTCCGTTTCTGCATTATCATCTTTTTTCCCGGAGGTTTTTTTCTGCATAAAGCTCTCTGCCAGAATGATACCCCTCCACGGCTATTTTTATACCTTCCTTACTGTTTTCCAATCTATAGTATCCACTACTATTTGTTTCTGGATTTATATAAAAAAACAGGAATCTCAGTTTCACTGTAGAGAATGGGTTATCTGATTTTTTCAGGTTTGTTGCTTTTCAATATTGGTACTTTTCAAATTTGTTGCTGTTCGGGTTTGTTGTTTTTCAGGTTTGTTTCTGTTCAAGTTTATTGCTGTTCAAGTTTGTTGTTATAATAAAGAGTGAAATCCCTTCCAGGGCGCAGGGTGAAATTGTAGGAAGAATATTCTTCTTCTGAAAGTTCCCTGTACATATCACAGGATATGGGGACGATTATAGCATCGTATTTGCTGCTCGACGGTGGTTTTGAAGAGTATGCCGCTCTTTCATAGTCCCGCAGGTACCAGGGAAGGGGCCAGTAGAGTTGATACTGGTCAATCACGTAAATTCTAAGGGTATCAGGGCTTTCATTGAATCCCTCTATCTTCTCCATCAGTATCCTGATATCAGGAGATGCCTGCGTGTATGTTATCAGTTCCTCGTCTTCCATACTTCTATAATAATTTACCGAGATGCACTGGCTAATGAAGACAAGCAGAGTAAGCACAAGAATTACTGTAAGTAGAGCACGGATTTTACCAGGGTAATCAGGCTTTTTCGGCTGTCCGTCTTTATTCTTTTTAGAAAATACTTCTCCAAGAAAGGCTCCCGCCAGAAGTCCGAAAGGCAAAACTATGTGAACGACAAGCCAGGGGACTTTTTCCTGAATATATGAATATAGCAGCAAGCTTGTAAGCGCCCAGTAGCAAAGGAAAAGGAAAAATGAATAATTCTGCCCTTTATTTCTCACTCTATTAAACAGGAAATAAAAAAAGCCAGCAGCCCCAAAGAGTACAACCGGAATCTCATATCTGAGGAGAATAGGGATATAATAGTAAAAGGGACCTCCAATCCTCTCTATCCTGTGCATTTCCATCCAGTGATTAAAGGCCCTTTCCACTATTGAAAAAAGAGATACATCGTACCTGAAAGCACTGGAGTAAAAAAACATTATAATCAAAACAGAGAGTGCCCCTGAAAGGATGATCTCAGGAAGATAGGGCAAAAGAGCCGAAGTCTTACTGCGCAGGGTCTTCTTTAATCCCATATTCTCTTTTTTCCAGTCTGAACAAATCCAGTAAAGAAAGCCCAATCCGGCATAAGCCCCGAAGACGGCAAGAATTATGTAAGCATTTTCTTTTGATGACACTGCAACGGCAAGGGATGAGGCCACCAGGATGAGGTAAGGGTACCGCTTTAAGCTGTGTATGCTGTCAAGATATCGGAATGTGCCTGTCACTGCGGCCAGGGTGCAGAATATAATTATCATATCATTTCTGAAGAACCTGGAAAAATACACCATACTCGGAGAAAAAGCAAGCAGAAACATCGACCAGAGAACACCGTTCTTTCCCAGTTCTTTTCTCAGCAAAAAAAGTAAAAGGATTGTTGCAACTCCGAACAGGACCGGGACAAGGCGGGATGTCGTGTCAGTTATTCCGAGAAAATGAAAAACAGCTGCAGTAGAATGGAATAGGAACGGGCCGTGGTAGGCTGGATCGTAACTGTACTCGCCGTGTTCAAGAAGTTTGAGGGTAAAACTGGCATGTATGCTTTCATCGTGGTGGAGAACCCTCTCTCCCAGCTCGAATAATCTGAAGGCAAGGGCAAAAAACACAATCATAAGCCCGTAAAGCCAGTATTTTTTATCCGGAACCTCCGAATTTGTGTTTTCATAACCTGGAATTTTCCGCATTGTTTCCCGAACCTTCCGGTAATGGATGCTTCTTATAAGGCATAGGTATATTTAAGGAGTAGGATGAAATAGTCTTCCTCATGGCTGAAGTAAAAGTTAAGTTATTTGCAAATCTGCGTGAGGGAGCAGGCACACCGGAACTCCTTCTTT
This window of the Methanosarcina mazei S-6 genome carries:
- a CDS encoding NAD(P)/FAD-dependent oxidoreductase, yielding MKIVIIGSGLAGLSAGYRLCKSDEVIIFEKDPDIGGMSASYSIENEGKKYFIEKYYHHIFRSDSELLALIKELGLEKQMLWLKGKNAYFVDGKNYPMNTPVEILHFSPLSILDLAKLGMLVLRIKLIKDTAPYDRIKAKEWILDTAGKSVYENFFAPLMKSKFGDNAENVSAAWVIGRVKIRSDRGAEGEKLGYMRGGFNSLIEALAGEITANGGEIRTDREVTEIVIKANAVQGVKVNGDFIPCDAVISTAEPAVLDAITGGKLGDLHETLKSIRYQGTACALIGLDRSLMEDGNYWLNIKADVPFGAVIEHTNFLPFDDYGENLVYVTSYFQDRKSPLWTQKDTDVIDSYLKGLEKMFPKLSRKDVRWTRLYRRMDTAPVYEQGYLEKVLPFAAGPSGLYLAGMFSSSNYPERSMNGSVKAGFQSVELLRKEKEKTGYDEK
- a CDS encoding cation:proton antiporter — its product is MKFFGEIAERAGVPSVMGEILAGILFGALFLDVETGIITFFAQLGSIFLLFTAGYKEVSLRDLRPAVLVAFIPTLTQLVFAFAFGFMLGKIFNFTFLQSLFMAVALSPTAIGVVIRILIDLNYLSSRPGLVMLSSAVLDDIIAISLLSLIVTFARFNRAPSALAVLTISGKILLFLLIMYILGKYFFPRLFVHAQKMHAKEAVFSLVVMTALFSSYLAELFELHATIGAFIGGMLISEIPLAKIPDVQSKVEGLAYGILIPLFFAFIGYSIDLYALVKAGIFVPVVTLLALSGKLIGGFIGSKAIGFNFCESLAFGAGVMPRAGIELVMLTIGRGIGIIGEEIFSAMVFMVIVSILISPSALKFAIQAERKNKTGNELKVG
- a CDS encoding calcium-translocating P-type ATPase, SERCA-type, which gives rise to MYYDQDISSVFGELRTSVKGLSPEDAEKRLEEYGKNELKEKEKVSVFRLFLSQFKSILILILVIAAIVSALLGEAIDAAVILFTVFLAGILGFVQEYRAEKAIELLKSLTSPEATVVRNGSEKKIPSTYLVPGDIILLQTGDRIPADARIIEEFNLKVDESSLTGESVPAQKVTDALPAGTSEADRNNMVYAGTAVAYGRGKAVITATGMKTSFGELAGLLGTIERSRTPLQESLDKFGRWIGGATIVIVAFVAVLGVFLGFPPLDMFLWGVALAVAAIPEALPAVVTVGLGLGVRRMVKRHALVRKLPSVETLGATNVICSDKTGTLTQNKMTVERIYVDRQILRVTGGGYDPDGKFLKGDSEKEDPEVSGDDIHLRVLLLSAALCNDSNLYKEEDGWKIRGDPTEAALVVAAAKAGFEKSELDSKYPRLAEIPFSSESKRMTTFNKLDDFPGDVLDSELVAFSKGAPEVILGSCTKIFLDGEIKTLTHGQKQEILEEVKELADQALRVMAFSFRPFEEGFSPEKISSGKIPVERAEEDMVFSGLTGMRDPPREEVKAAIRTCEDAGIKTVMITGDHKVTAAAIARELGILKENDLTLTGSELDSLEEKEFEDRVERVSVYARVYPAHKLRVVEALKKKGYVVAMTGDGVNDAPALKAADMGIAMGITGTDVSKEASSMILTDDNFASIVSAVEEGRNIFKNIRNFITYGLTCHIGEVLIVLIAILGWQILPLMAVQILWINLITDGLPPMALSVEPPDRGLMRQKPRNVEEGLITRREITAGLGIGILVTLQALIVLVWSLESGFSLSKLQTMVFTLVVFSEMFNAFNWRSDRYSVFSLGLFTNKALIYAVLTTVVLQLMVIYVPFLQLAFSTVPLSLPEWGIILALASTTLISMEIVKHINNGKRAD
- a CDS encoding CBS domain-containing protein, with amino-acid sequence MQKKTSGKKDDNAETEKNSRKEEEFSESMKEPSQKDNPREAEAFFESIVRGSEGCLWMTIEELMTRDLVTVNEDAPVEEVFSLFAKNPYHTLPVVNKKGELAGVIDLDIVLEILLLCLMPRAKYTPLAARRSLGENAKEIMITHPVTISLNSTLKDVSDLMMKNRFDRVYVSENGKLVGIISKRDLVKEICRRRKMDA
- a CDS encoding flippase activity-associated protein Agl23 — encoded protein: MRKIPGYENTNSEVPDKKYWLYGLMIVFFALAFRLFELGERVLHHDESIHASFTLKLLEHGEYSYDPAYHGPFLFHSTAAVFHFLGITDTTSRLVPVLFGVATILLLFLLRKELGKNGVLWSMFLLAFSPSMVYFSRFFRNDMIIIFCTLAAVTGTFRYLDSIHSLKRYPYLILVASSLAVAVSSKENAYIILAVFGAYAGLGFLYWICSDWKKENMGLKKTLRSKTSALLPYLPEIILSGALSVLIIMFFYSSAFRYDVSLFSIVERAFNHWMEMHRIERIGGPFYYYIPILLRYEIPVVLFGAAGFFYFLFNRVRNKGQNYSFFLFLCYWALTSLLLYSYIQEKVPWLVVHIVLPFGLLAGAFLGEVFSKKNKDGQPKKPDYPGKIRALLTVILVLTLLVFISQCISVNYYRSMEDEELITYTQASPDIRILMEKIEGFNESPDTLRIYVIDQYQLYWPLPWYLRDYERAAYSSKPPSSSKYDAIIVPISCDMYRELSEEEYSSYNFTLRPGRDFTLYYNNKLEQQ